A genomic stretch from Achromobacter spanius includes:
- a CDS encoding glycosyltransferase family 4 protein: MKILMLVSSMHAGGAERVAATLVNAWAERGDIVTLTPTYSSKGTCFYPVSDKVSLAWLADIAGTRASGGMAAFKRLMALRKHIRDTKPDVVVSFLTNVNVAAILATRGLGVPLIVCERTNPVAETSTGTVWRKLRRLLYPRADMVTVQAEDTAGPFSRQVPGIKRLAVIPNPLPAPLLDAPRVAQREDDGPRELLAMGRLVPDKQFDVLINVFAQLAPSHPDWNLRIWGEGPERAALEAQVAKLGLQSRVSLPGRTEAPWEELARGQAFVLSSLVEGFPNVLLEAMSLGLPCVAFDCPSGPREMTRDGQDALLVPAGDAQALQDALQRVMSDLLLRRQLGVRAATAVRQRYALATVLSEWDELFDAVREGR; the protein is encoded by the coding sequence ATGAAAATATTGATGTTGGTCAGTTCCATGCACGCGGGTGGCGCCGAACGCGTCGCCGCAACGCTGGTGAATGCATGGGCCGAACGCGGCGACATTGTCACGCTGACGCCTACCTACTCGTCCAAGGGCACCTGCTTTTATCCCGTGTCGGACAAGGTCTCACTCGCCTGGCTGGCCGATATCGCCGGCACGCGCGCATCGGGCGGCATGGCCGCGTTCAAGCGCCTGATGGCCTTGCGCAAGCACATCCGCGACACCAAGCCCGATGTGGTCGTGTCGTTCCTGACCAACGTCAACGTGGCCGCCATCCTCGCCACGCGGGGCCTGGGCGTGCCGCTTATCGTTTGCGAACGCACCAACCCCGTGGCCGAAACCTCCACCGGCACGGTGTGGCGCAAGCTGCGCCGCTTGCTGTATCCGCGCGCCGACATGGTCACGGTGCAGGCCGAAGACACCGCTGGCCCGTTCTCGCGTCAGGTGCCGGGCATCAAGCGCCTGGCTGTCATTCCCAACCCCTTGCCCGCGCCCTTGCTCGACGCGCCGCGCGTGGCCCAGCGTGAAGACGATGGCCCGCGTGAGTTGTTGGCGATGGGCCGGCTGGTGCCCGACAAGCAGTTCGATGTATTGATCAATGTGTTCGCGCAATTGGCGCCGTCGCACCCCGACTGGAACCTGCGTATCTGGGGCGAAGGCCCCGAGCGCGCGGCGCTGGAGGCGCAGGTGGCAAAGCTGGGCCTGCAATCGCGCGTCAGCCTGCCGGGCCGCACCGAGGCGCCGTGGGAAGAACTGGCGCGCGGCCAGGCTTTTGTGCTGAGTTCGCTGGTAGAAGGCTTTCCGAATGTCTTGCTGGAAGCCATGTCGCTGGGCCTGCCTTGCGTGGCTTTCGACTGCCCCAGCGGCCCCCGCGAAATGACGCGCGACGGCCAGGACGCCTTGCTGGTGCCCGCCGGCGACGCTCAAGCCTTGCAAGATGCCCTGCAGCGCGTGATGAGCGATCTGCTGCTGCGCCGGCAATTGGGCGTGCGCGCCGCCACCGCCGTGCGCCAGCGCTACGCCCTGGCCACCGTGCTGTCCGAATGGGATGAACTGTTCGACGCGGTGCGGGAGGGGCGATGA
- the asnB gene encoding asparagine synthase (glutamine-hydrolyzing), with the protein MCGIVGIWGPIGNKERVLAESCRRIRHRGPDSNGFWEDPEAEVALGHVRLAILDLTEAGHQPMTSACGRYVMVFNGEIYNHLDIRQQLEKSGLAPSWRGHSDTETLLAGFTALGIEATLQAAVGMFAIALWDRASRKLMLARDRMGEKPLYYGFSGAELVFASELKGLMPIPGFGRELNRNALASFMRHNYIPAPQSIYQGIAKLPPGTWIEFTADDARSRRMPEPRVYWSAREAADSAARSPLTFGSDAEAAQALESVLSKAVGGQMLSDVSLGAFLSGGIDSSTIVALMQAQSAKPVRTFAIGFHEKGYDEAQHAKAVATHLGTDHTELYVTADDALAVVPSLADMYDEPFADSSQIPTSLVTKMARQHVTVALSGDGGDELFGGYSRYFRVNNWWQQCERVPAMLRKPAGAMLAATTHLPGRGAWRGKVGKLGELLRTDTRGDFYRHFVSYWADPTQVVKGGVEPVSEFARDMQGSTFEAMMKLDTVTYLPDDILVKVDRAAMAVSLETRVPLIDHRVYEFAWSLPHQYKVRGNTGKWLLRQVLHRHVPQALVDRPKRGFAVPLAAWLRGPLREWADALLDPARLRQEGWFEPEPILRKWREHTSGHRNWDSHLWGVLMMQAWLDRYRAAPDQGGTIGSR; encoded by the coding sequence TGGAATAGTCGGAATTTGGGGCCCCATCGGGAACAAGGAGCGCGTGCTGGCCGAAAGCTGCCGCCGCATCCGCCATCGCGGGCCGGACAGCAACGGTTTCTGGGAAGACCCGGAAGCCGAAGTGGCGCTGGGGCACGTGCGCCTGGCCATCCTGGACCTGACCGAAGCCGGCCATCAACCCATGACGTCCGCTTGCGGCCGTTATGTGATGGTGTTCAACGGCGAGATCTACAACCACCTGGACATCCGCCAGCAGCTTGAAAAATCAGGGCTGGCGCCGTCCTGGCGTGGCCATTCCGATACCGAAACGCTGCTGGCCGGCTTCACCGCGCTGGGCATCGAAGCCACGCTGCAGGCCGCGGTCGGCATGTTCGCCATCGCGCTGTGGGACCGCGCGTCGCGCAAGCTGATGCTGGCGCGCGACCGCATGGGCGAAAAGCCGCTGTACTACGGATTTTCGGGCGCCGAGCTGGTGTTCGCTTCCGAGTTGAAGGGCCTGATGCCCATCCCCGGATTCGGCCGCGAGCTGAACCGCAATGCGCTGGCCTCGTTCATGCGCCACAACTACATTCCGGCGCCGCAATCCATCTACCAGGGCATCGCCAAGCTGCCGCCCGGCACCTGGATTGAATTCACCGCCGATGACGCGCGCAGCCGACGCATGCCGGAGCCGCGCGTGTATTGGTCCGCCCGCGAAGCCGCCGACAGCGCGGCCCGGTCGCCGTTGACCTTCGGCTCCGACGCCGAGGCCGCCCAGGCGCTGGAAAGCGTGCTGTCCAAGGCGGTGGGCGGCCAGATGCTGTCCGACGTCAGCCTGGGCGCCTTCCTGTCGGGCGGCATTGATTCGTCCACCATCGTGGCGCTGATGCAGGCGCAAAGCGCCAAGCCGGTACGCACCTTCGCCATCGGTTTCCACGAGAAAGGCTACGACGAGGCGCAACACGCCAAGGCCGTCGCCACGCACCTGGGCACCGACCACACCGAACTCTACGTCACCGCGGACGACGCGCTGGCGGTGGTGCCGTCGCTGGCCGACATGTACGACGAACCGTTTGCCGATTCGTCGCAGATCCCCACGTCGCTCGTCACCAAGATGGCGCGTCAGCACGTCACCGTGGCCTTGTCGGGCGACGGCGGCGATGAACTCTTTGGCGGCTATTCGCGCTATTTCCGCGTGAATAACTGGTGGCAGCAATGCGAGCGCGTGCCCGCCATGCTGCGCAAGCCCGCTGGCGCGATGCTTGCCGCGACCACCCACCTGCCCGGACGTGGCGCGTGGCGCGGCAAGGTCGGCAAGCTGGGCGAACTGCTGCGCACCGATACGCGTGGCGACTTCTACCGGCACTTCGTGTCGTACTGGGCCGACCCCACGCAGGTGGTCAAGGGCGGCGTGGAACCCGTGTCGGAATTCGCGCGCGACATGCAGGGCTCGACCTTCGAAGCCATGATGAAGCTGGACACGGTCACCTATCTGCCCGACGACATCCTGGTCAAGGTCGACCGCGCCGCGATGGCCGTGAGCCTGGAGACGCGCGTGCCGCTCATCGACCATCGCGTCTATGAATTCGCCTGGAGCCTGCCGCATCAGTACAAGGTGCGCGGCAACACAGGTAAATGGCTGCTGCGCCAGGTGCTGCATCGCCATGTGCCGCAGGCGCTGGTGGACCGCCCCAAGCGCGGCTTTGCCGTGCCGCTGGCCGCTTGGCTGCGCGGGCCGTTGCGCGAATGGGCCGATGCGCTGCTCGACCCCGCGCGACTGCGCCAGGAAGGCTGGTTCGAACCGGAACCCATCCTGCGCAAATGGCGCGAACACACCTCGGGCCATCGCAATTGGGACAGCCACCTGTGGGGCGTGTTGATGATGCAGGCCTGGCTGGACCGTTATCGTGCCGCGCCGGATCAAGGGGGAACTATTGGGAGTCGTTGA